The region GAAACTGTACCCCGCACGCCAGCGCGTGGACATCCAATTAAACAGAGAAACGGGCACAACGTCACGGATCGACCTCTTCGTGCGCTACAGCGGCGTGCTGAAAAAACTTCCGCAGTGGGGTTTAGCGAAGCCGGGCAAATTATCAATGGACGACACCATTGGACCTGAACGGGTGGAGTTGGCCGCCTATTCAGGCTGGCATCCCCAGTGGCCGGGACGCCATTGGTTCAGCCTGAAACTCGAAATTATCGCCCCGGATAACTGGAAAGTCATTGCCTCGGGAGAAAAAACCGGTACCCGTTTGAAAGAAAACAGAATTCACACCACATGGGAGTCCGCGCGGGACCACGACCTGGTGGTTGTGGCCTCTCCGGATTTCAAGGAAATTCAGGTGCCCGCGGGCAGTGATTTCGGTATCATTTCAGTCTTGCACACCCGCTTACCTGCTGATTTTGTGAATCGCGAAGCCCGTGAAATGGCGCGGGCACTGGAATACCATACCCAATGGCTCGGCCCTCCCCTGCACGCGGGAACCAGCCTGCGTCATGTCTACTCTCCCCGTGAAAAGGGTCAGGGCGGCTACTCCAGGCCGGGATTGATCATCTCTTCAGAGGGACGCATCAGCGCCGCCCTCGAGTCCCGCCCGGCGCTTTCCTTTATACGCGGCAATGCCCACGAATTGGCCCACTTCTGGTGGAATTCCGGCCGTGGCCAGGCGGACTGGATCAACGAAGCTTTCGCGGAGTATTTCTCACTGCTGGTCCTGGAAGCCGCCGGAAACGCCATGGACTCTGCCGCCTACTTAAAAAGTTGCGAAGAGCAGGTCCGCAATCTACCGCAGAGTGCCGGTGCACTGTCAAAAGTTCCGGCAGACAATACCGGGCATAACCATGTGATCCGTTACTGCCAGGGAGCGTTGATGCTGCACCATTTTCGCAGCCTGATGGGCGATGAGGCGTTTTTTGCGGCCTGCCGCCGCTTTTACCTTGAATTCAGGGAATCAGGCGCAGAAACGCAGGATTTCCGCGACTTCTGGAGCCAACAGAAAGGCATGGACTCAACCACGGTGAATCGCTGGCTGGATACACCCGGAAGCGGTCTTATGCCTGTTCTGGAAACCGCAGAAAAATAGTGGAAAACCAGTCCCTTTATTGTTTAAATTGTGTTATATTCAGGATGACAGGAGGAAATGAATGGAGCAAATAGTCAAACAAATGGTGCATATGCTGGGGAAAGGGGACAGCCTTTCCAATTTAAGCAAAACCATCGGGGGATCACCGCGGGCGACCCGTTCCGCCCTGGAGCTTGTATTGCCCTCGATGATCCATGCCATGAACCGCAATACCAACAGCCGTGACGGCGCCGGTTCCCTGCTCAATGCCTTGAAACGGGATCATGACGGCAGCATCCTTGAACGCCTTGGAGAAGCCATATCCAGACCGAATGAAAGCGCCGGCATGGGAATCCTGGGGCACCTGTTCGGATCCAAAACCAGGGCGGTGGAATCCGGCGTCGGCCGCGCCACGGGCCTGGACACAGGGCAGATCACCCGCCTTATGGTCACCGTGGCCCCGATTGTACTGGGATTGCTGGGCAAACTCCGCAACCAGAAAAACCTGGACAGCGACGCCCTCAGCAAACTGCTGGGAAGAGAGGATGAGCAGGTGCGGCCGCGGACAAAAAAACGCCTCTCTCCCCTGTTGCAGTTTCTGGATCAGGATGGAGACGGGGATATCAGCGGGGAAGTCATTCAGATCGGCACGGGATTGTTGGGACGACTGTTCAAACGCTAAAAAACAGATACTTATTCCGGGAGGAAGACATGGGATTGTTTGATTTTATCAAAGATGCAGGCAAAGCCATCGGTTTGGTTAACGAACCCGGCGCGGGTGAGCGCCTGGTTAAAGAGATCCGTTCTCTGGATCTGGATGTGGAAGATCTTTCCGTGAATTTTTCCGATGGTTTGGCAAAAATTTCAGGCCGCGTAAAAACCCAGGAAATGCGCGAGAAGGTCATTCTGGCCGCCGGCAATGTGGCCGGGGTTGAAAAAGTCGACGACAACCTGACAGTCGAACAGGAATCCCCACAGGCGCTGTTTCACACAGTCGTGCGCGGCGACACGTTATCAGCCATTGCCAAACAGTTTTACGGCAATCCAATGAAGTACATGGTGATTTTTAAAGCCAACCAACCACTGCTCAAGGATCCGGATAAAATTTATCCGGGCCAGGTCCTGCGGATTCCCGAAGTCAAAGACTGATTGTGCGCCGGGAAAGGACTCGTGTCCTTTCCCGGCTCAACCTTTCACAACCCGCCTTATCATAACGCCGTTTTCCCTCTTTTTTTCACTGTTTCTTTGAGTCCCGCACGGCATATCGCTTTCCTTCCCGAAAGCATTGACACGCGCACACATCCCCCGTATAATGTGCATATGCTCAAAATAAAGGCTCTCCATGGGTCGTAGAAAAAAACACCGCGCCTGCAGGCTGCTGCAACGGGACCACATTATCGGTCCCACTTCAGCCAAAGAAGTGTGCGGCGTTGCGCTCATGGAAGCCGATGAATTCGAGGCGTTGCGGCTGTGCGACCTCGACAACTGCAACCAGACCGCGGCGGCGGCTATTATGAATGTCTCCCGGGCCACGCTTCAGCGTTTGCTGCGAACCGGGCGCCGTAAAATGGTGGCCGCCTTGCTGAATCATTACACCATTCGCATCAAAGGAGAAACCCACATGAACATCTGTATTCCCACTGTTGACAACAAGGGCCTGAAATCAACGGTAAGCCCCCATTTCGGTATGGCACCCTATTTTACCCTGGTGAACAGTGAAACCATGGAAACCAGGGGGATTGTGAACGAACGCATCGATCACAACCAGGGCGCATGCAAACCCCTGGCCGGACTGGAGAATCATTCCGTAGACGTACTCATTGTATCCGGAATGGGACATCGCGCCATCGCGCGTTTGGCCGAATCCGGGACGCAAGCCTTCCTTTTTACCGGCAATACCGTGGCGGAAGCGCTCAAAGCCTGGCGGGCGGATGAACTTCAGTCTTTAACCCCGGATGCGGCCTGCAGCGGACACGGACGTTGATTTAAACTAATCCCGTTGCCCGGTTTTGCGGATTACATGATAACCGAACCTGGTTTGCACCACGGGGCTGATGCCGCTGTTTGCAAGTTTTTGTACGGCACGCTCAAATTCGACGACCATTTTTCCCGGCCCGAACCATCCCAAATCTCCACCTTTGGATTTGCTGGGGCAGGTGGA is a window of Candidatus Aminicenantes bacterium DNA encoding:
- a CDS encoding DUF937 domain-containing protein, with protein sequence MEQIVKQMVHMLGKGDSLSNLSKTIGGSPRATRSALELVLPSMIHAMNRNTNSRDGAGSLLNALKRDHDGSILERLGEAISRPNESAGMGILGHLFGSKTRAVESGVGRATGLDTGQITRLMVTVAPIVLGLLGKLRNQKNLDSDALSKLLGREDEQVRPRTKKRLSPLLQFLDQDGDGDISGEVIQIGTGLLGRLFKR
- a CDS encoding peptidylprolyl isomerase, with product MEWRASHILVKDRNLAERIRREIQAGAPFADMARRYSTCPSKSKGGDLGWFGPGKMVVEFERAVQKLANSGISPVVQTRFGYHVIRKTGQRD
- the lysM gene encoding peptidoglycan-binding protein LysM; translation: MGLFDFIKDAGKAIGLVNEPGAGERLVKEIRSLDLDVEDLSVNFSDGLAKISGRVKTQEMREKVILAAGNVAGVEKVDDNLTVEQESPQALFHTVVRGDTLSAIAKQFYGNPMKYMVIFKANQPLLKDPDKIYPGQVLRIPEVKD